The bacterium genome has a segment encoding these proteins:
- the rsmG gene encoding 16S rRNA (guanine(527)-N(7))-methyltransferase RsmG: MESFQSWVSEKLGFTLSAKQIDQFRKYLELLQEWNQQVNLVADAAAETVIQRHFLDSLTCLQSGIIEDSITLLDIGAGAGFPGIPLKIVIPQIRLTLIESIQKKCRFLDEAVNTLELAQTDILCDRAEKLARLTQYREQYKVVVTRALAQLPVAVELALPFVQLQGTYLAMLGSDADEQIAKSRIAISLCGGMIEQLIPIDIPNSDRQRYLVLIKKSVHTSQQYPRRAGIPQKRPLVISS; the protein is encoded by the coding sequence TTGGAATCATTCCAAAGTTGGGTATCAGAAAAACTTGGGTTTACCTTATCCGCTAAACAGATTGACCAATTCCGAAAATATCTCGAACTATTACAAGAATGGAATCAGCAGGTTAATCTGGTCGCTGATGCGGCTGCGGAAACCGTAATTCAACGGCATTTTCTGGACTCATTAACCTGTCTGCAAAGTGGGATTATTGAAGATTCAATTACTCTACTTGATATCGGTGCTGGAGCTGGATTTCCAGGAATCCCATTAAAAATTGTTATTCCACAAATACGACTAACCTTGATTGAATCAATTCAAAAGAAGTGTCGGTTTCTTGATGAAGCGGTTAATACACTTGAATTAGCGCAAACGGATATCCTCTGCGACCGAGCGGAAAAACTCGCGCGACTCACTCAGTATCGGGAACAATATAAGGTAGTCGTAACTCGTGCATTAGCGCAATTACCGGTCGCCGTTGAATTAGCGTTGCCCTTTGTTCAATTACAAGGAACTTATCTTGCCATGCTGGGTAGCGATGCAGATGAACAGATAGCTAAATCGAGAATAGCTATCTCATTATGTGGCGGGATGATTGAACAACTAATTCCAATAGATATTCCGAATTCGGATAGACAACGATATCTGGTTCTGATTAAGAAATCGGTACATACTTCGCAACAATATCCACGTCGCGCTGGTATCCCGCAAAAACGACCGCTGGTTATTTCTAGCTAA